In the Grimontia kaedaensis genome, one interval contains:
- a CDS encoding bifunctional diguanylate cyclase/phosphodiesterase, with product MFSRNLHWIVFVVGTVAALCSGFAVYQIDEKRQQSAFNTLIEQRLNGLEKALYSFHELQLSAQLYLQTDKNLSKRKFQQFLASRTRESSGIHSVFWLPKVFRDYIDDFENRVAGSEDDSYHNYQTYPQPDFRCAWALSDYAFPVLYVSPENQVENYIGWRAESQCEFAHAMERAFFQRSPEASFFEKDDHHGVRLFSAVILEEELKGYLVTSIYFDSFFSAIWPDYSSLDNLQISVRPEFSNKNDDSAFLFQTVPQNNNSNARIFTAEHLVKIPGSEEGVWFTFTSGEDHLASNRYSLVMTVLGFLLTIATSFCIWSYSSRLALANQLVSQQTKKLRFQAYHDSLTSLNNRLSLEKRLEREQSKLQNAQSFGFSILFIDLDRFKNVNDSLGHLIGDKLLQAVADRLFMATQTPNKAFRFGGDEFVVCLPDVITQDGAYRSASVYLDAINQPYLIDGHDIQIGASIGISTIRDHGFTLLDIIQQADIAMYHAKESGASITFFHSDMLEKAQQRFNIEQDLGYALELNQLSLVFQPICKGDRVHHFEALLRWHHPELGSISPMTFIPIAEDTNQIHAIGRWVLARVCQLLGYWQRESGGFDYPGITVNVSAKQLVSPAFISFVESLVEQNKIAPYKLGLEITESTLMEDEQASSQALQALRKAGVRLYLDDFGTGYSSLSLLGEYVFDVLKIDRHFITNVIDSDRSSTKLCAAMIQLAQTLDMDVVAEGVETEEQLTWLLEQGDVSIQGYLISRPLPVEELVNWHPACAIPNPIEALNTTPKIFAPFLLKPHLGQA from the coding sequence ATGTTTTCCAGAAATCTACACTGGATCGTGTTCGTTGTTGGTACAGTTGCGGCTTTATGCAGCGGTTTCGCTGTTTATCAAATCGACGAAAAGCGTCAACAGAGTGCCTTTAACACACTGATTGAGCAACGTCTAAATGGCTTGGAAAAAGCCCTTTACTCTTTCCATGAGTTGCAGCTCTCCGCTCAGCTCTACCTCCAGACCGACAAAAACCTGAGCAAAAGAAAATTTCAGCAATTTCTGGCAAGCCGTACGAGAGAAAGTTCGGGCATTCACTCCGTCTTTTGGCTGCCAAAAGTATTCAGGGATTACATTGATGACTTCGAGAATAGAGTCGCCGGTAGTGAGGACGACTCTTACCACAACTATCAAACCTATCCTCAACCTGATTTTAGATGTGCATGGGCGCTAAGTGATTATGCTTTTCCTGTCCTTTATGTCTCTCCAGAGAATCAGGTAGAGAACTATATTGGTTGGCGTGCTGAGTCCCAGTGTGAGTTTGCACATGCCATGGAGCGAGCATTTTTCCAACGTAGTCCAGAAGCGAGCTTTTTCGAAAAAGACGATCATCACGGCGTGCGGTTGTTCTCAGCAGTCATTCTCGAAGAGGAGCTCAAAGGTTACTTGGTCACTTCTATTTATTTCGATAGCTTCTTTTCTGCTATCTGGCCAGATTACAGCTCACTGGATAACCTTCAAATATCGGTCAGGCCTGAGTTCAGCAACAAAAATGATGATAGCGCCTTCCTATTTCAGACCGTGCCACAAAACAACAATAGCAATGCTAGAATATTCACAGCGGAGCATTTGGTGAAAATCCCAGGAAGTGAAGAAGGCGTTTGGTTCACATTTACTTCAGGAGAGGATCATCTAGCTAGTAATCGCTACAGCCTGGTAATGACCGTGCTCGGCTTCTTGCTTACCATAGCCACTAGCTTTTGTATTTGGTCCTATTCCAGTCGACTCGCACTCGCTAATCAGTTGGTTTCACAACAAACAAAGAAGCTCCGGTTTCAAGCCTATCATGACAGTCTGACGTCATTAAACAATCGGCTGTCGTTGGAAAAACGTTTGGAGAGAGAACAATCAAAACTGCAGAACGCTCAAAGCTTTGGTTTCTCCATCCTGTTTATCGATTTGGATCGCTTTAAAAACGTTAATGACTCACTCGGGCATTTAATTGGGGACAAACTTCTTCAAGCCGTGGCTGATCGCCTTTTTATGGCGACCCAAACTCCAAATAAAGCGTTTCGTTTTGGAGGTGATGAGTTTGTCGTTTGTCTTCCAGATGTGATCACACAAGATGGTGCTTATCGAAGCGCGAGCGTTTACCTTGATGCCATCAACCAACCATACCTCATAGATGGCCACGATATTCAGATTGGCGCCAGTATCGGTATTTCAACCATCAGAGATCACGGCTTTACGCTTTTGGATATTATCCAACAAGCAGATATCGCTATGTATCATGCAAAAGAAAGCGGTGCTTCGATTACCTTTTTTCACAGCGATATGCTGGAAAAGGCCCAACAGCGTTTTAATATAGAGCAAGACCTAGGTTATGCGCTTGAATTAAACCAACTGTCACTGGTATTCCAACCTATCTGTAAGGGGGACAGAGTCCACCATTTCGAGGCCCTACTGCGTTGGCATCACCCTGAACTGGGTTCTATCTCTCCGATGACTTTCATTCCCATTGCAGAAGACACTAATCAGATTCATGCAATCGGCCGTTGGGTTCTGGCCCGTGTTTGTCAGCTACTAGGGTATTGGCAAAGAGAATCTGGTGGCTTTGACTATCCGGGGATCACCGTCAATGTCTCAGCCAAACAACTGGTTTCCCCTGCATTTATCAGTTTTGTGGAATCACTTGTCGAGCAAAACAAAATTGCCCCCTACAAATTGGGACTAGAAATCACTGAATCAACCTTGATGGAAGATGAACAGGCCAGCTCACAGGCACTACAAGCATTAAGAAAGGCGGGAGTTAGACTTTATCTGGACGACTTTGGTACAGGGTATTCATCCCTTTCACTATTAGGAGAATACGTTTTTGACGTATTGAAAATAGACCGTCACTTCATCACCAACGTAATCGACTCTGATAGAAGCTCTACCAAGCTTTGCGCAGCAATGATCCAATTAGCGCAAACCCTGGATATGGATGTAGTGGCAGAAGGCGTGGAAACGGAAGAGCAGTTGACGTGGTTATTAGAACAAGGAGATGTTTCTATACAGGGCTACCTCATCTCACGCCCACTGCCTGTTGAAGAGTTGGTTAACTGGCACCCAGCCTGCGCGATACCAAATCCTATTGAAGCGCTTAACACGACGCCAAAAATCTTTGCACCGTTCTTGTTAAAACCCCATTTAGGCCAGGCATAA
- a CDS encoding GNAT family N-acetyltransferase translates to MQANLEFQTDRLILRALNQVDVAPLKKAIAESSDTISPWLDWCHEGFDDMDAEAWVNRSRQGWLTGASFELATFEIETGELVGCVYLSSIDSVANMANLGYWIATKFQGRGYALEAVEAAANLAFGHLLLTRLELVMDPANEASIRIAEKLRATFECRARNRYMYDGEAREGLVYSLVPDDIL, encoded by the coding sequence ATGCAAGCAAACCTTGAATTTCAGACTGACCGCCTCATATTACGGGCACTCAATCAAGTCGATGTCGCGCCGCTCAAAAAAGCCATCGCAGAATCGTCAGACACCATCAGCCCATGGCTGGATTGGTGCCATGAAGGATTCGATGATATGGATGCAGAAGCCTGGGTGAATCGTAGTCGTCAGGGCTGGTTAACAGGGGCGAGTTTTGAATTGGCCACATTTGAAATCGAAACAGGAGAACTTGTCGGTTGCGTTTACCTTTCCAGTATTGATAGCGTCGCAAATATGGCGAACCTTGGGTACTGGATTGCAACAAAATTTCAAGGAAGAGGCTATGCATTAGAAGCAGTGGAAGCAGCAGCTAATCTTGCCTTCGGCCATCTACTATTAACCCGTTTAGAATTAGTGATGGATCCTGCTAATGAAGCCAGTATCCGCATTGCTGAGAAATTACGTGCCACCTTTGAATGCCGTGCACGTAACCGCTACATGTATGATGGTGAAGCTCGAGAAGGTCTTGTGTATAGTCTGGTCCCGGACGATATTCTATAG